A window of Sphingobacterium sp. SRCM116780 contains these coding sequences:
- the ychF gene encoding redox-regulated ATPase YchF encodes MALQCGIVGLPNVGKSTLFNCLSNAKAQAANFPFCTIEPNVGVITVPDTRLNKLAELVNPQKIVPNTIEIVDIAGLVKGASKGEGLGNQFLGNIRTTNAIIHVLRCFDDGNVIHVDGSVDPIRDKEIIDTELQLKDLDTVVKRIQKVEKMAKTGGDKDAKRTYEILSIVKEHLESGKSARTAPIEADDFEFIQELALLTAKPVLYVCNVDEASVNTGNTYVDRVKEVVKDEKAEVLIISAQIESEIAQLESFEERQMFLDDLGLTESGVSKLIVAAYSLLNLATYFTAGVQEVRAWTIEKGFTAPQAAGVIHTDFEKGFIRAEVIKYQDFVTLGSEAACKEAGKLSVEGKTYLVEDGDIMHFRFNV; translated from the coding sequence ATGGCTTTACAATGCGGTATCGTTGGATTACCTAATGTAGGTAAATCAACATTATTTAACTGTTTGTCCAACGCTAAAGCACAAGCGGCAAACTTTCCTTTTTGTACTATTGAACCAAATGTTGGGGTTATCACTGTTCCAGATACCCGTCTTAATAAATTAGCAGAATTAGTTAATCCTCAAAAGATTGTTCCTAATACCATTGAGATTGTGGATATCGCTGGTTTAGTAAAAGGCGCTTCTAAGGGTGAAGGTTTAGGTAACCAATTTTTAGGAAATATTCGTACAACGAATGCCATTATCCACGTTTTACGTTGTTTTGATGATGGTAATGTCATCCACGTAGATGGATCTGTAGACCCTATCCGTGATAAAGAAATCATTGATACTGAATTGCAGTTAAAAGATTTGGATACTGTTGTCAAACGTATTCAAAAGGTTGAAAAAATGGCTAAAACAGGTGGAGATAAAGATGCTAAACGCACTTATGAAATCTTGTCTATTGTCAAAGAACACTTGGAGTCTGGAAAATCGGCCCGTACAGCACCTATTGAAGCAGATGATTTTGAATTTATTCAAGAATTAGCATTGTTAACAGCAAAACCAGTTCTTTATGTTTGTAATGTAGATGAAGCTTCTGTGAATACAGGAAATACTTATGTAGATCGTGTTAAAGAGGTTGTAAAAGATGAGAAAGCTGAAGTGTTAATTATTTCTGCTCAAATTGAATCCGAAATAGCGCAATTAGAAAGCTTTGAAGAGCGTCAAATGTTCTTGGATGATCTTGGTCTAACAGAATCTGGTGTTTCTAAATTGATCGTTGCAGCTTATTCTTTATTAAACCTAGCAACATACTTTACTGCTGGTGTACAAGAAGTGCGTGCTTGGACGATTGAAAAGGGATTCACTGCACCGCAGGCTGCAGGTGTCATTCATACGGACTTTGAAAAAGGATTTATCCGTGCTGAGGTTATCAAATATCAGGATTTCGTTACTTTAGGTTCTGAAGCTGCTTGCAAGGAAGCTGGAAAACTATCGGTAGAAGGAAAAACATATCTTGTAGAAGATGGTGATATTATGCACTTTAGATTCAATGTATAA
- a CDS encoding chloride channel protein, giving the protein MNNYTWRSKLIKKLNDLNNWRMHKISNRNFIIILAFVVGVIGGTAASVLKALTHFIARTLQDDIDWHYKYSFYLFFPLLGILLSVLYVRKVLKSKHLEHGITPIIYAISRKSSRIPVHNIYSQIITSAMTVGFGGSSGLEAPIAMSGSAIGSNTGRFFGLQYKELTMLLACGAAAGIAGAFDSPLAGTIFAIEILLPEFSIPVLIPLLISAAIASVVSQTLYSEPLFHTFSTDWQVSALFFYLLLAILVGGYSVYFARISTVVKNWFLTIKNPYTKVWVSGISLGLMIFIFPALYGEGYIAIQQILNGQFNAIVKNSLFSDYQDIGLVILAYSVLTLFAKSFAALFTLNGGGNGGVFGPSLVMGGLLGFAFAYGINLTGIAELNVPNFVVVGMAGALSGIMHAPLTGIFLIAEITGGYGLMVPLMLVTSISYLINRSIQKYSIYTKVLADSGDLLSYEDKDRSVLSMMKIRYVLETNFVILRPDETPKMRQSDIIHSKRNIFPIVTEKGKLLGILYSERLFSILLGEEEGIDETFKKLAEIPSDIVKIHEENMESVMIKMRKDDVWILPVIDDQDNYLGFVSKSSVFNKYRALLMRQGHYLE; this is encoded by the coding sequence ATGAATAACTATACCTGGAGAAGCAAACTCATTAAAAAATTAAATGACCTGAACAATTGGAGGATGCATAAAATTTCCAATCGAAATTTTATTATTATTCTTGCTTTTGTTGTAGGAGTCATTGGTGGTACAGCAGCCTCCGTGTTAAAGGCTTTGACACATTTTATTGCGCGTACTTTACAAGACGATATTGATTGGCATTATAAGTATTCGTTTTATTTATTCTTCCCCTTACTTGGTATCTTACTCAGTGTGTTATATGTCCGAAAAGTGTTGAAGTCAAAACATTTGGAACACGGAATTACACCCATTATTTATGCTATATCTAGAAAATCAAGCCGTATTCCAGTTCATAATATCTATTCGCAGATTATCACTTCTGCGATGACTGTCGGTTTTGGAGGTTCATCTGGCTTAGAGGCACCCATCGCCATGAGTGGCTCAGCAATAGGATCCAATACAGGCCGATTTTTTGGTTTACAATATAAAGAGTTAACCATGTTATTAGCCTGTGGTGCAGCCGCAGGAATTGCAGGCGCTTTTGATAGCCCGCTAGCAGGGACAATTTTTGCAATTGAAATTTTACTGCCTGAATTTTCGATCCCCGTATTGATTCCTCTATTGATCTCGGCTGCAATAGCATCAGTTGTATCACAGACTTTATATAGCGAACCACTATTTCATACATTTAGCACCGATTGGCAAGTATCAGCCTTATTCTTCTATCTCTTGCTAGCCATCTTGGTAGGTGGGTATTCTGTTTATTTTGCAAGAATAAGTACAGTAGTCAAAAATTGGTTTTTAACTATTAAAAACCCATATACCAAGGTCTGGGTAAGCGGTATCTCATTGGGTTTGATGATCTTTATTTTTCCTGCTCTTTATGGTGAAGGCTATATTGCCATTCAGCAAATTTTAAATGGTCAGTTTAATGCCATAGTCAAAAACAGTTTGTTTTCTGATTATCAAGATATTGGACTTGTCATTTTAGCTTATTCAGTTTTAACACTCTTTGCAAAATCTTTTGCCGCATTATTCACATTGAATGGAGGAGGGAATGGGGGAGTCTTTGGACCAAGCTTAGTGATGGGGGGATTATTGGGTTTTGCCTTTGCCTATGGAATCAATCTGACAGGAATAGCAGAATTAAATGTGCCGAATTTTGTCGTAGTAGGTATGGCTGGAGCGTTAAGTGGAATTATGCATGCACCATTGACAGGTATTTTCCTAATAGCCGAGATCACAGGTGGATATGGCTTGATGGTTCCCTTGATGTTAGTGACTTCTATATCTTATTTAATCAATAGATCCATTCAAAAATATTCTATCTATACAAAAGTGTTAGCCGATTCTGGAGATTTACTTTCCTATGAGGACAAAGATCGCTCAGTGTTGAGTATGATGAAAATCAGATACGTATTAGAAACTAATTTTGTGATTTTAAGACCAGATGAAACACCAAAAATGAGGCAGTCTGATATCATACACAGTAAGCGTAATATTTTTCCTATTGTTACAGAGAAAGGCAAATTGCTAGGGATATTATATAGTGAAAGACTATTTTCAATTCTGTTGGGAGAAGAAGAAGGTATTGATGAAACGTTCAAAAAATTGGCAGAGATACCGAGTGATATCGTTAAGATTCATGAGGAAAATATGGAATCTGTTATGATTAAGATGAGAAAAGACGATGTGTGGATTTTACCCGTTATTGATGATCAGGATAATTATCTGGGCTTTGTTTCCAAATCAAGTGTCTTCAATAAGTACAGGGCATTATTGATGAGGCAGGGACATTATTTAGAATAA
- a CDS encoding Rieske (2Fe-2S) protein has translation MLQWYKIDRTSSFDSNRIYEVNAGRTRVCIVNDKNGWKAFSRKCPHAGASFLTGWCEDNEVVCSYHRHRFDLTTGKGCPGQGDFIKIYPTKVEQDELYIAIETATSFFERLFK, from the coding sequence ATGTTGCAATGGTATAAAATAGATCGAACAAGTTCGTTTGACTCCAATCGAATATATGAAGTGAATGCAGGTCGTACACGGGTGTGTATAGTCAACGATAAAAATGGCTGGAAAGCTTTCTCTAGAAAGTGTCCACATGCTGGTGCATCATTTCTGACAGGTTGGTGTGAAGATAATGAGGTGGTTTGCTCATATCATCGACATCGGTTTGATTTAACAACAGGAAAAGGCTGTCCTGGTCAAGGTGATTTTATTAAAATATATCCAACTAAAGTTGAACAAGATGAACTTTATATCGCCATTGAAACAGCAACTTCCTTTTTTGAACGATTATTTAAATAA
- a CDS encoding GLPGLI family protein: MNHLFQGIRILYVILFLTLTQSLFAQKGILVEYQRSNNNKIMEAQDPILVYASDSQTTITSRKIMNGERKTPYEVLFIKRPTNSYYKLTNLDAQKQLATLDSTVINKQQFEITKERKKILGYTCYRAKTSINSNSIDVWYTTELNLKGGPSELGQNLGFVLEVVRNGNSAITASKIEQVKSFPSSVSLPSTLDLVDDLTYKDLLWKSRFIQIPIFNKQKISFSDNSKSDSILRFASGTVIVKKVKIPKITAGQDVFIQVTEQSKGDAYDRTGSVFIIPEDQGISFLDGMKNGMNTLPIYNNGNGKDYQGVIRTANYTPILELMRFFTPFGVSQFNYLKLKDKNWQDSVLYRQDIGELASAISDKDVYVGAFIGNYDKNGHEVSVEITIHPGSDNHKSLKKLLPIFNSTNVMEMGGQEYGTMFNKEKGLEVTFELKEEAKNVQLRYITTGHGGWGDGDEFVPKTNSIYLNDQLAFSYTPWRNDCGSYRLSNPASGNFANGLSSSDLSRSNWCPGTVTYPIYIDLGVLKAGKHTIRVQIPQGENEGTSFSSWNVSGVLLYD, encoded by the coding sequence ATGAATCATTTATTCCAAGGCATACGTATTTTATATGTAATACTATTCCTTACTTTAACACAATCATTGTTTGCTCAAAAGGGTATTTTGGTCGAGTATCAAAGGTCTAACAATAATAAAATCATGGAGGCTCAAGATCCTATATTGGTATATGCGAGTGACTCGCAAACAACCATTACCAGTCGTAAAATAATGAATGGTGAGCGCAAGACACCTTATGAAGTATTGTTCATTAAAAGACCTACTAATAGCTATTACAAATTGACGAATCTTGATGCACAAAAACAGTTGGCTACCTTAGATTCAACAGTCATCAACAAGCAACAATTCGAGATTACAAAGGAGAGAAAAAAAATATTGGGTTATACCTGTTATAGAGCAAAAACAAGTATCAATTCAAATAGTATTGATGTTTGGTATACAACAGAGTTAAACCTAAAAGGAGGACCTTCCGAATTAGGTCAAAATTTAGGATTTGTACTTGAGGTCGTGCGTAATGGGAATTCGGCGATAACAGCAAGTAAAATTGAGCAAGTGAAATCTTTTCCCTCATCTGTTTCACTGCCGTCAACTTTAGACCTCGTTGATGATCTTACCTATAAAGATTTACTCTGGAAAAGTAGATTTATTCAAATCCCCATTTTTAATAAACAAAAAATTAGTTTTTCAGATAACAGTAAATCAGATAGTATTTTACGATTTGCAAGTGGTACTGTCATTGTTAAAAAGGTTAAAATCCCTAAAATAACCGCAGGTCAAGACGTATTTATTCAGGTAACTGAACAATCAAAAGGTGATGCATACGATCGCACGGGTTCTGTTTTTATTATTCCAGAGGATCAGGGAATCTCATTTCTTGATGGAATGAAAAATGGGATGAATACCTTACCAATATACAATAATGGCAATGGAAAAGACTATCAAGGTGTTATTCGAACAGCCAATTATACACCAATATTAGAACTAATGCGCTTTTTTACGCCATTTGGAGTAAGCCAATTTAATTACTTGAAATTAAAAGATAAAAACTGGCAAGATTCAGTTCTATATAGACAGGATATCGGAGAACTAGCAAGCGCGATAAGTGATAAGGATGTATATGTAGGGGCATTTATTGGTAACTATGACAAAAATGGTCATGAAGTAAGTGTGGAAATTACCATACATCCCGGATCTGATAACCATAAATCTTTGAAAAAATTATTACCAATTTTCAATAGTACCAACGTGATGGAAATGGGAGGGCAGGAATATGGAACAATGTTCAATAAGGAAAAAGGTTTAGAAGTTACTTTTGAGTTGAAAGAAGAAGCTAAAAATGTGCAACTGCGTTATATCACAACTGGTCATGGAGGCTGGGGTGATGGTGATGAATTTGTTCCGAAAACAAACAGTATCTATTTAAATGATCAATTGGCATTCAGTTATACACCTTGGAGAAATGATTGTGGATCTTACCGATTAAGCAATCCAGCATCGGGCAATTTCGCTAATGGATTGTCTTCTTCCGACCTAAGTCGTTCGAACTGGTGTCCAGGGACAGTTACTTATCCCATTTATATTGATTTAGGAGTGTTAAAAGCAGGAAAACATACTATTCGTGTACAAATTCCACAAGGAGAAAACGAAGGAACAAGTTTCAGTAGTTGGAATGTATCAGGCGTATTACTATATGACTAA
- a CDS encoding RagB/SusD family nutrient uptake outer membrane protein — MGFLSCSKLDEKPESLLVSEQFYLNENQAVSAVNGTYRKLYETGQSIYNSLFQIAVEMATDDYEAGPRARNAHVRAISNLTHDASNDRMEQLWKQSYDAINASNQNIEYITLIAADKINETIRQRLINEAKFLRSLHYFNLVRWFGSVPLVLKPVTALTPEELYVSKASEDEVYRQIIADLKAAEGLPNYKLYGDADKGRASSGAAKSVLAKVYLTQKDWANAKLKAEEVIDKEGYDLFPAFTDVFNIDKKNGIEHIFSAQFKGNSGYQGNSLASRSAPADIPGINGDYADAWHAEGGLYQAFSAQDKRLTTTFTTGMVSPVDGKYYALTKPQFNKYYDESVVGNQSQSSKNLPIIRYAEVLLILAEAENELNGPTSVAQQAINKVRERAGIGAIGTNLSKDTFREAVFEERRKELAFEYQRWFDLVRRGADYYVIKLKAAGKTNAAPRHIHFPTPQRELNLNPNLKQHPDWINN; from the coding sequence ATGGGATTTTTATCCTGCTCGAAACTTGACGAAAAACCAGAAAGTTTACTGGTATCAGAACAATTTTATCTCAATGAGAATCAAGCTGTGTCTGCAGTAAACGGTACTTATCGAAAATTGTATGAAACTGGTCAGTCGATTTACAATAGTCTTTTTCAAATTGCTGTAGAAATGGCTACAGATGATTACGAAGCAGGACCACGAGCACGTAATGCACATGTTCGTGCAATTAGCAACCTCACTCACGATGCTTCAAATGATCGGATGGAGCAATTGTGGAAACAGAGCTACGATGCGATTAATGCTTCTAACCAAAATATCGAATATATCACATTAATTGCTGCCGACAAGATTAATGAAACAATACGTCAGCGTTTGATCAATGAAGCTAAATTTTTGAGATCATTACATTATTTCAATTTGGTTCGTTGGTTTGGTTCTGTTCCATTGGTTCTTAAACCTGTAACAGCGCTCACTCCTGAAGAACTATATGTGTCAAAGGCATCTGAAGATGAGGTTTATCGACAGATTATTGCTGATTTGAAGGCTGCAGAAGGTTTACCCAACTATAAATTATATGGTGATGCTGATAAAGGAAGGGCTTCTTCAGGAGCTGCTAAAAGTGTATTGGCCAAAGTGTATTTGACACAAAAAGATTGGGCAAATGCAAAACTAAAAGCAGAAGAAGTGATTGATAAGGAAGGTTACGATTTATTTCCAGCTTTTACTGATGTTTTCAATATCGATAAGAAAAATGGCATTGAACATATTTTTTCTGCACAGTTCAAAGGTAATAGTGGTTACCAAGGTAACTCTCTTGCCAGTCGTTCTGCACCTGCTGACATCCCTGGAATCAATGGAGATTATGCGGACGCTTGGCATGCCGAAGGTGGACTTTATCAGGCATTTTCTGCTCAAGATAAAAGACTTACAACCACATTCACAACAGGTATGGTTTCTCCAGTAGATGGTAAATATTATGCACTGACTAAGCCACAGTTTAATAAATACTATGATGAAAGTGTTGTGGGTAACCAAAGTCAATCTTCCAAGAATTTGCCAATTATCCGATATGCAGAAGTGTTGTTGATCTTGGCTGAGGCCGAAAATGAGCTAAATGGTCCTACAAGTGTGGCTCAGCAGGCGATCAATAAAGTCAGAGAACGTGCTGGTATTGGAGCAATTGGAACAAACTTATCTAAAGATACGTTTCGGGAGGCTGTATTTGAGGAAAGACGCAAAGAATTAGCATTTGAATATCAACGTTGGTTTGATCTGGTTCGTCGCGGAGCAGATTATTATGTCATTAAACTAAAAGCTGCTGGTAAAACGAATGCTGCTCCAAGACATATACACTTCCCAACTCCTCAGCGTGAATTGAATTTAAATCCTAATCTGAAACAACATCCCGATTGGATCAATAATTAA
- a CDS encoding riboflavin synthase, with amino-acid sequence MFTGIIETLGKVKNIVKENSNIHLFIESSLSNELKIDQSVSHNGVCLTVVGIENNIHQVTAIDETLQKTNFNNLEVGDLMNIERCTQANGRFDGHIVQGHVDQIATCIAKQDQNGSFLFTFQYDPAIQNITVEKGSVTVNGISLTVVNSKIDQFSVAIIPYTLAHTNLQHVEIGTNVNLEFDIIGKYVSKIMALRG; translated from the coding sequence ATGTTTACAGGAATTATCGAAACCTTAGGAAAGGTTAAAAATATAGTGAAAGAAAATTCGAACATTCATTTATTTATTGAGTCGAGTCTTTCCAATGAATTGAAAATAGATCAGAGTGTTTCTCATAATGGCGTTTGCCTTACAGTTGTTGGTATTGAAAATAATATCCATCAGGTGACTGCAATAGATGAAACTCTTCAAAAAACAAATTTTAATAATCTCGAGGTGGGCGATTTGATGAATATAGAGCGTTGTACACAAGCTAATGGTCGTTTTGATGGACATATTGTACAAGGCCATGTTGATCAGATAGCCACCTGTATTGCTAAGCAAGATCAAAATGGTAGTTTTTTATTTACTTTTCAATATGATCCTGCAATACAGAATATTACTGTTGAGAAAGGGTCTGTTACTGTTAATGGAATTAGTTTAACTGTAGTAAATTCTAAAATTGATCAATTTTCTGTTGCTATCATCCCTTATACCCTTGCACATACCAACCTACAACATGTGGAGATTGGTACAAACGTAAATTTAGAATTTGATATTATTGGAAAATATGTTTCAAAAATTATGGCTTTGAGAGGTTAA
- a CDS encoding SusC/RagA family TonB-linked outer membrane protein, with protein sequence MKKLGVLRYSILILFFISRINSLYAQVEPKPIINASLVGQVIDATTKEPIEGVTVQLEAVTHSVKTDRDGKFQFVTGQKLPFTLLVSFVGYEKKKIIVNSSPTVIELRPVAENLDEVVVVGYGTQKRRDLTGSVASLSEPLLKQNVASLDQTLKGGISGVQVTQTSGQPGGGVSIRIRGGASIQGGNEPLYVIDGFPVYNQTESTGVGSGTPVNPLASINPGDIESIEVLKDASATAIYGSRGANGVVLVTTKKGKAGRVQLHYDGSIGKQNVLKRIDVLHAYDFAILRNETLYDAYPNLGKFQYLSQEQIDQLGEGTNWQKEAFQNGKLTNHQLSLSGGAERVQYFIGANYFDQEGVITNTNFKRLGFRSNINANPFKRLNVGANLSINKTNSQIAPSGIVNALLIMPPTASIYNADGSYTLRNPFENIFANPIATLKETTNTSNALRVLGTSFAQYEIIKGLQTKVSFGVDLNSRTDKYYLPSYIFEGAGNNGKASLGNLDAYSWLNENTLDYTTSFQKHHLNVLLGFTQQDARNEIFNAGSENFVTDEFLYNSLQSGSTIVRPNSDAYSWVLHSYLARVNYNYANKYYVSASIRRDGSSRFGADNKWGNFPSVAFSWRASNENFFKETFPAINDLKLRASFGTTGNQEIGQYQSLSTLYSLNYLFGNNMVTGFAPQRIPNKNLGWETTYQYDGGLDIELLNSRLQLTLDYYYKKTTDLLLNVEIPWTSGYASSLQNFGSVSNKGFELGLKTKNLKGALIWNTDLNFSFNRNKVLTIGTGSGSYITGNYIIKVGEPLGTFYGTETDGILQKGEESTKGVFTGNAVPKVGDRLYKDIDGDGKFTTANDRTLIGNAQPDFIFGLTNNLSYKGFDLTFLLQGAVGNGLLNINRQNLEMFTGQQNASTDALLRWTETNPSQSYPRAKLDPAPVFSNQFVEDGSFVRLKSLQFGYSIPKHLLSAAGISNLNVYLSGQNLLTWTKYKGFDPEVTSGNNVQIGTDSGIYPTSRSLTLGLSLTF encoded by the coding sequence ATGAAAAAATTAGGAGTACTACGGTATTCTATTCTTATTTTGTTCTTCATATCCCGCATAAATTCTCTTTATGCACAGGTAGAACCTAAACCTATTATTAATGCATCTCTAGTGGGGCAAGTGATCGATGCGACTACGAAAGAACCCATTGAAGGTGTTACAGTACAATTAGAAGCAGTAACGCATAGTGTAAAAACAGATCGAGACGGTAAATTTCAATTCGTAACGGGGCAAAAACTTCCTTTTACATTGCTCGTATCCTTTGTAGGTTATGAAAAGAAAAAAATTATTGTTAATTCTTCTCCTACTGTCATTGAACTACGACCTGTTGCTGAGAATTTGGATGAGGTCGTCGTGGTTGGCTACGGAACACAGAAACGTAGGGATCTCACAGGATCTGTTGCTTCTTTATCCGAACCACTACTCAAACAAAATGTAGCTTCTCTGGACCAGACTTTAAAAGGTGGAATCTCAGGTGTTCAGGTAACCCAAACATCAGGACAACCTGGAGGAGGGGTGAGTATTCGCATCAGAGGAGGAGCATCTATTCAAGGAGGAAACGAACCGCTCTATGTCATTGATGGCTTTCCCGTCTACAATCAAACAGAAAGTACAGGAGTAGGAAGTGGAACTCCTGTTAATCCATTAGCAAGTATCAACCCTGGAGATATTGAAAGTATTGAGGTCTTGAAAGATGCCTCCGCAACAGCTATCTATGGCTCCAGAGGTGCTAATGGTGTTGTATTGGTTACTACGAAAAAAGGTAAAGCTGGACGGGTACAACTGCATTATGATGGAAGTATTGGCAAGCAAAATGTGTTGAAAAGGATAGATGTATTACATGCATATGATTTTGCTATCCTGCGTAATGAAACCTTGTATGACGCTTATCCGAACTTAGGAAAATTTCAATATCTGTCTCAGGAACAAATTGATCAACTAGGGGAAGGGACGAACTGGCAGAAAGAAGCTTTTCAAAATGGAAAGTTGACCAATCACCAATTATCATTGTCTGGAGGAGCTGAGCGTGTTCAATATTTTATTGGGGCCAACTATTTCGATCAGGAAGGCGTGATTACCAACACAAATTTTAAACGTCTGGGCTTTAGATCCAATATCAATGCAAATCCTTTTAAACGCTTGAATGTAGGAGCCAACCTGTCGATTAACAAAACAAATTCTCAAATTGCTCCGTCTGGAATTGTCAATGCACTTCTGATCATGCCACCAACGGCGAGCATATATAATGCTGACGGTTCTTATACCTTGCGTAATCCGTTTGAAAATATCTTTGCAAATCCTATTGCAACGTTAAAAGAGACAACCAATACTTCAAATGCGTTAAGGGTACTAGGCACCTCTTTTGCCCAATATGAAATTATCAAGGGATTACAGACTAAGGTTTCGTTTGGGGTAGACCTAAATAGCAGAACAGATAAATATTACCTCCCTTCTTATATTTTTGAAGGAGCAGGAAATAATGGAAAAGCGAGTTTGGGAAATTTAGACGCTTATTCTTGGTTGAATGAGAATACATTAGATTACACAACCTCTTTTCAAAAGCATCATTTAAATGTACTGTTGGGATTTACCCAACAAGACGCTAGAAATGAAATCTTTAATGCAGGTTCTGAAAATTTCGTTACCGATGAATTTTTATACAACAGTCTACAAAGCGGATCGACAATTGTGCGTCCCAATTCAGATGCCTATTCTTGGGTACTGCATTCGTATTTGGCTCGTGTCAACTATAATTATGCAAATAAATATTATGTATCAGCGAGTATTAGACGTGATGGGAGCTCAAGATTTGGAGCGGATAATAAATGGGGTAATTTCCCCTCAGTAGCTTTCTCTTGGAGAGCTAGCAATGAAAACTTCTTCAAAGAAACATTTCCTGCAATCAATGACCTCAAGCTAAGAGCCAGTTTTGGAACTACGGGTAACCAAGAGATCGGACAATACCAATCCCTTTCTACTTTATATAGTTTAAACTATCTCTTTGGTAATAATATGGTAACAGGTTTTGCTCCGCAACGCATCCCGAATAAAAACCTGGGATGGGAGACGACCTATCAATATGATGGAGGGTTGGATATTGAGCTATTGAACAGTAGATTGCAACTTACATTAGATTACTACTATAAAAAAACAACGGATTTACTTTTAAATGTGGAGATACCTTGGACCTCGGGTTATGCTTCTTCCTTGCAAAATTTTGGATCAGTTTCCAATAAGGGTTTTGAACTGGGTTTGAAAACTAAAAATCTAAAAGGAGCATTGATCTGGAATACTGATTTGAATTTTTCATTTAATCGAAATAAAGTACTGACCATTGGTACAGGTTCTGGATCCTATATTACAGGTAATTATATCATTAAAGTAGGAGAACCGCTAGGAACTTTTTATGGAACAGAGACTGATGGAATCCTACAAAAAGGAGAAGAATCCACTAAAGGTGTATTTACGGGCAATGCGGTACCGAAAGTTGGAGATCGACTATATAAGGACATTGATGGTGATGGTAAATTTACAACAGCCAATGACCGAACCCTCATTGGAAATGCGCAACCTGATTTTATATTTGGATTGACGAATAACCTTTCTTATAAAGGATTTGATCTGACGTTTTTGCTACAAGGTGCAGTAGGTAATGGGTTGCTCAACATTAATCGGCAAAATCTGGAAATGTTTACAGGACAGCAAAATGCTTCAACGGACGCTTTGCTAAGATGGACAGAAACTAATCCAAGTCAAAGCTATCCAAGAGCAAAGTTGGATCCTGCTCCTGTATTTTCTAATCAGTTTGTAGAGGATGGTTCTTTCGTAAGGTTGAAGTCTCTTCAATTTGGATACAGCATTCCCAAACATTTATTAAGCGCTGCAGGCATTTCTAATCTGAATGTGTATCTCTCTGGTCAGAATTTATTGACATGGACCAAATACAAAGGTTTCGATCCAGAGGTTACTTCAGGTAACAATGTACAAATTGGAACAGATTCAGGTATTTATCCCACTTCTCGCTCATTGACCCTGGGTCTATCATTAACATTTTAA